Within the Glycine soja cultivar W05 chromosome 3, ASM419377v2, whole genome shotgun sequence genome, the region TAATCCTTGGCTAAGATATTCcgagttcaataaaaaaaatccatgatatttttatttatttttgtagtaattttcttaaaaaattacatcaaatattatgtttttaaattgatagtctaattttttttatactgaaatttattgatatgatattaaatactttaattttattacttaaataaaaaataatcgtaaatttaagttatgtttaaaaataaattttataagttgataagaaaaaaatggtttgatcaaatatttttatttgataaaatatttgtaaatcggtcaaaaaactacaaataataatatatataattcactttatcctatttatttttttaagataatccctcattcaaaataagaatatacattaaattaataagatattttttattggtaggaTATGTTTAATCAACTGaactaaattaataagataatattaaaggtaaaattaaagagttaaaatgcgtatatttaatatatatagacaaagctaaaagaaaatcaagaaaatagtGAAGAAAGAGTGAAGGAAGACATAAAATGTTAGATGCATGTATACATTGTTCATAGATCCCCCAAACACCAATTATATAtggtttaaataagtttttcacaCCTCAAAAATAGATGGTTTTCAGGTTACTACCTAAAAAATTCATTACCTTCAGCTTCATTTTATCATCTGTGTCTTTAGTTACCTACACTGTTAAGTGTAGCAGACAAAGTGTCACGTCATCACGCTTTGTCATTGAAGGTGATGATGTGACAATAAAGTGTATGTGACAAGACATGATGATATGACACTTTGTCTATCACATCATCACTCAATGAAAGACAACTAACAATATGCGATaaagtgaaattatttttctttttccatataCTTAAgtagaaaaaatgaatattagaTAGTAATATTCAAAACAATCTATATTctcaaaaacttaattaagccaATAAATAGTAGACATTCGATTTTACCATTTTCTTCCTTCTATTCCATCTATAAAGATATTTATCCCCAATAACATAATTGAACACGATACACAACACCGTCAAAAACAGAAGCTAAGCTACAAACTAAAATGACCCAAGTGAAGAACAATCAAGTGGTTCTAAGGAACTATGTCACTGGTTTTCCCAAAGAATCCGACATGAACATTGTTGAAAGTGTCATAACATTGAAGCTTCCACAAGGTTCCAATGATGTGCTTCTCAAAAATCTCTACCTCTCTTGTGACCCTTACATGCGAGCTCTCATGTCCAATATGGAAGACCTCGAGGGATTTCAGACCTATACACCTGGCTCTGtaagtcataaaaaaaaaataaaaattcacacTATGTTAGTGCATAGAACATTTCTCTTTTCATTATAAATTTGTTACTGTTATTGTTTTTTCTGGTCCTGGTAGACTCTGTTTGTTTACTTTGATATGGCGATTGAGGCCTTATTAGAAACTTTATAATCTTCTTCATTTGAGACCATATGACTTCTAAAAAATGGAAATGAATTATCCTTTAAAATTTCCATAAAATTGAGTTTCATATTTTATCCATTTGGAATTTAAATaccatttcattttctgaaatatACTTTTCACTGGAGTCAATTGTGTTCGAACCAAATAGATAACATTTTACCATGTCTCTTTGAAAACTCACAAATATAGcactattatttatatttgtgtaTAACATGTACTTTACAAATGGGGCATTGAGAAAATTGAATATAGAAATTTGATAATTGAAGGCAAgctttaataaaaagaaaagcttGTAGTGTAGTAttgaaaatacaattttttagtcATAGACTCATGTAGTTACTAACCCTTATGTAAATGCAGCCATTAACAGGATATGGGGTTTCTAAAGTCCTTGAATCTGAACACCAAGATTATAAGAAAGGTGACTTAGTATGGGGAATCACTAAATGGGAAGAATTCAGCTTCATCCCCTCATCTCTAATACATTTCAAAATTGAGCACACTGATGTCCCACTTTCATATTATACTGGTATTCTTGGTAtgtattcaataaaataaacacaatttaTGATCATTCTTATTCAATCATATATGCATCTAGAAAATGAGTCTTAGCAAGCATGCAAGCAAGCTTATGGAtgcttgtttcatttttttctcacgTGTTATTGTGCCTTTATGATCCATTTTAGTTTCTTTGAACACAGGTATGCCAGGAATGACTGCTTATGCTGGTTTCTTTGAATTAGGCTCTCCCAAGAAAGGAGAGAATGTTTTTGTTTCAGCTGCCTCTGGTGCAGTTGGTCAACTTGTTGGTCAATTTGCTAAATTGGCTGGTTGTTATGTGGTTGGAAGTGCTGGAAGCAAAGAGAAGGTATTCATCCAGTTATTGTCATTATATATGTCTCCATGAATGataaattaacattattttttcattatattataCTGTTTATTGAAATGTTTTTGCCTATTTCCAAGCTTAGATTATATTCTCTGTTAATTGTGAATTCCTTGTCACTGAAAACTTTGGGGCTTGTTGCTTACTTTTGGGATTTTCCAAGATTTATAAGTAAAACACATGGAAGTTTATTGTTGCTGGATCATGCTGTTATATATTTAAGTCACATATCAGAAGTTGCACTCTGTTGTTTTCTATACTTCATAAAATTGTATCACTATGATCCTTTGCTGAAGTTTGTTTTGTTATGTATCCAGTCCAAAGCTTGCCCCTCTGCTTTTACCCCCATAATAAACTTGAGCCTTTATTAAGAGAATTGTGGCATACACTAGCAATAGTAGTCTAATTTACTGGACCTGAAATGAAATTcttctaattaatatttgatcACCAACATATTATCTAGTTCTCTCATTTGAATGTGTTTTTTCACAACTAGGTGGatcttttaaagaataaattagGATTTGATGAAGCTTTTAACTACAAAGAAGAGTCAGATCTCAATACAACTTTGAAAAGGTCAGTATTTAACAGTATTGTGATAgagaaattttgattaaatttgtcCATACAATATACACTAATGACTAGTGCATATCAATTTATGCATCAGTTACTTTCCAGAAGGCATTGACATTTACTTTGAGAATGTTGGGGGCAAGACACTAGATGCAGTACTCACAAATATGAGAGTCCATGGTCGCATACCCGTCTGCGGAATGATCTCACAATATAATCTTACTCAACCTGAAGGTGTAACAAATTTGGCAAATCTTATACTTAAGCAAGTTTGTATGGAAGGTTTTATGGTTACTGCATTTTATCACTTATATCCGAAATTCTTGGAGTTTATCCTGCCACATATTAGAGAAGGGAAGGTTGTGTATGTGGAAGACATTGCTGAGGGTCTTGAGAATGGACCTGCTGCCTTGGTTGGCCTCTATAGTGGTCGCAATTTTGGTAAACAAGTGGTTGTTGTTGCTCATGACTGAATGCAGATGCTTTTGTTGGACATTGCTGTCTTTTTTCATTCAAagtttttgttctatttttgtGTTGAATATTAGGCATCTTTGTGccctcaaaaaaaataaaaaattaggccTCTTTGTATGGCTTTTGCGATCAATATTTGTGGTATTTGAGATAGTTGTGTTGgcaaatgttaaaatgaaatccccTTTAGTGATATTATGTTATAAAGCATTCTGTGTATAATCTTCTGCTACTTTAAATTGTGAAGATTATGATACAATTTTCAGGATATACGAGTGAACAGAAAGGGTCTAGATGGTGGATAAATCGTTGGTCTCTTGATGAAGTTgagaaaaatttcagaaaaacaaaaaggtttagggattcaatttttttttaaaagaaaaaatagtgaaTGGGAGAACAATGTCATTTAGGCATGACCCCTCGGAAGGTGGAAGGCCTATTGTGTGAGTGATTCAACAAGCTATACAATTTAGCCACTAACAAGGAAGCTAAAAAATTTagccattaaattttttaattttttaatctataagcaaaagtttgagtgataaaaaattcttaattttttttttaaaaattttgatttttagtttctgaaatcttattaaataaataaaaaaaatgagttcaaatttttatttaggaattaaaatctaaaatttctaaaagtttAAGGTTCTTAGCcatcaaacaaaaatttaagaattaaaaacataaataaataaaaaatgaaagaatctTAATCAATTAAGCTTTTGTTTATAGACTAAAAcaggatttaaaataaaaattaaaaattaaaaacttaattaacccaaaattatataggaatgcatttaaaaatgatagaaatacatttttatgcatcttaataaaaaaatattttttcctttttcttaacaAAGGACATTATTGAAGAGATTATTGCTCTTAAACAAATTGACAGGTGAAATTCCATGTAATTACCAGGGAAGCTAATGTTGTGGCGGATACACTTGCAATGGAAATAAGATGTCGAAGACGGAAATACCATTCGGGAGTTTGGTACCAGACAAGTTTGAAGAGAGTTAAGGTACAATCTTTTGGGACCAAAATATAAATTCCCATCTTCGCAAAAATCATTTCGAATAACAGAAATCAAttgtttcaattaaatttttaccAACTTAACCGATTATTTATGCATCATAATGGATCATCTGTGCATCTTAATCGATTATTGTGTTTATCTAATTTTCTCCtccttattttattcttatcaaACAAccttacaatatttatttatttttacaatatttcTCATTTATCTCTCTTAAAACAAATTACACCACATATAACTTTATTTCTCCTTTACCAAATTATCTCCTTAATctatcttatttctctcctatAAGCTAAACACAAAGTGAGAGGTTGATTTAGTCATATTATAATCTATTTTATTAGTttcttatcttaaaaaaaatcagtcattttttcttttgtggatGATGgtattgatataaaattattctgccaaaaataataacaaatatgtCAAATATCTTGAATGCACACAAGATGAGTATGTTTCTTTTCAACAACAACTATTTCATATTCAAAAACCAACTAAAACTACTTGCGTTAAATGTTCttagtattattataaattttctagtattttctttgagttttacggatattaatataaatagaaaaatattaaataattgatttttttttactaataacaattaatataaataatattaatttgtgtctcttaattaaataatttaaaatttcaattcattttgaTGAAACGAATTGGTATCAATCCTAaggttaaaaaagaagaaggaagtttATCATAATAATATTGTTAAACTGAAATAAAGCAAATTCAGAAAATATGACGTCCTGAACCATAGAAAGGCAAGACTGCTTTTGTGGCATACTACATTCCACGTTGGCGAATGGTGATAGCGTTATAAATGACAATGAAACCCAATAGCCATTTAAATTTTCCCATTTTCAATTACTCCCTATATTAACCCAACAATGCAAAACAACACACTGAACTCTCTTCACTGAAAcgacacacacaaaaaaaagctTTAGTTTAGGATGACCCAAGTGAGGAACAAGCAAGTGGTTCTAAGAGACTATGTCACCGGATTCCCTAAAGAATCCGACATGAACATTGTTGAAGGCACCATAATATTGAAGGTTCCAGAAGGTTCCAATGATGTCCTTCTAAAAAATCTCTACTTGTCATGTGATCCATACATGCGACTCCTCATGGCCAAGGACCGTTCTTTCGGAGATGGCTCCTTCACCCTTGCCTCTGTATGTCACGCACTCTCTCTTtcacctcattttttttttaatattattattgttaaatttgaaattttggctTCTACTACAttcttttatgtcttttttcttacatacaaaaataaaaaagcaatttTTGGTCAAAATTGTTGTTGAGCCCTTTAcaaaatgattgttttaatcCTCGTTTAGATTTCTCACGTTCCCTGATAGTAGAAAATTGGCAAATTGCAGACACAAATGCGGCAATTACAGTCGCATTGGGATCACCGAAGTTCCATAAACCTTATCGGTTCTGCCAAAATCACAGTTTTGATGACACCTTGttcactaatattttttataaaaaaaacttgctgAGGAcaaaagttattgtttttttaaaaaataaacagagTAAAACCTTGCTTTCCCTTAAGTAAGGTCTCAGATCCAGCCTTGAATGCAAAGAACGGAAGGAGAGACTCCACTAAATATGGTTAGTTAGGATATTAGCCATTAGGAAAAGCTGGTGGTGGATACTCTGTGTCAATGTCATGAtaaccccaaaaaaaaaaccaattaaataaatagcCAATTTAATCCCCGAAAAGTTATATCTTGCTgtcattttagtctttaaaagtaagaaaaactCAAATAAGTTTGTGAAATATTTTGGGGTTTCATTTTAAGTCCTTAAAATTAGTCCTTTTTCTTGTTATGGTCCCTAATCCGGGACTtaagtgataataataataatgtgaaaCTAATCAAGAATATGTAGTATTGAAAATACatactacattttaattttaatcatatacAAATGTAGCTAGTAACTGTTGAGTAATTGTTTGCAGCCATTGAAAGGATATGGTGTGTCTCAAGTGCTGGAATCTGGACGTCCAGATTACAAGAAAGGTGATTTAGTGTGGGGGATTACTAAATGGGAAGAGTATAGCTTGGTCCCCTCATCTCTCATACATTTCAAAATTGAGCACACTGATGTCCCACTTTCCTACTACACTGGAATTCTTGGTATGTATTTAACAATTTCAATTCATATTGATTCTTAGTGAATGATGCAGTTGATTTCAGTATGATCTGCAAGCCTAACTTATGAAGATTGCCTGTGATAAATTAGTTCCTTTCTTTGTCTAATAGCATTAAGATAATGGGTTAACCTGACCATCATAGAAGAGACTCTGATACGTACCAGAATAGCaataaaacaatcaaacaataaaaatagtaaaatggaGGAATAGAGAGCTTTATTATTATGATCAACAATGgagacaataacaga harbors:
- the LOC114406420 gene encoding 2-alkenal reductase (NADP(+)-dependent)-like isoform X2 translates to MTQVKNNQVVLRNYVTGFPKESDMNIVESVITLKLPQGSNDVLLKNLYLSCDPYMRALMSNMEDLEGFQTYTPGSPLTGYGVSKVLESEHQDYKKGDLVWGITKWEEFSFIPSSLIHFKIEHTDVPLSYYTGILGMPGMTAYAGFFELGSPKKGENVFVSAASGAVGQLVGQFAKLAGCYVVGSAGSKEKVDLLKNKLGFDEAFNYKEESDLNTTLKSYFPEGIDIYFENVGGKTLDAVLTNMRVHGRIPVCGMISQYNLTQPEGVTNLANLILKQVCMEGFMVTAFYHLYPKFLEFILPHIREGKVVYVEDIAEGLENGPAALVGLYSGRNFGKQVVVVAHD
- the LOC114406420 gene encoding 2-alkenal reductase (NADP(+)-dependent)-like isoform X1, with the protein product MTQVKNNQVVLRNYVTGFPKESDMNIVESVITLKLPQGSNDVLLKNLYLSCDPYMRALMSNMEDLEGFQTYTPGSPLTGYGVSKVLESEHQDYKKGDLVWGITKWEEFSFIPSSLIHFKIEHTDVPLSYYTGILVSLNTGMPGMTAYAGFFELGSPKKGENVFVSAASGAVGQLVGQFAKLAGCYVVGSAGSKEKVDLLKNKLGFDEAFNYKEESDLNTTLKSYFPEGIDIYFENVGGKTLDAVLTNMRVHGRIPVCGMISQYNLTQPEGVTNLANLILKQVCMEGFMVTAFYHLYPKFLEFILPHIREGKVVYVEDIAEGLENGPAALVGLYSGRNFGKQVVVVAHD